From one Lolium rigidum isolate FL_2022 chromosome 4, APGP_CSIRO_Lrig_0.1, whole genome shotgun sequence genomic stretch:
- the LOC124705623 gene encoding glutathione S-transferase F11-like yields MPGAVKVFGSPTSSEVARVLACLFEKDVEFQLIRVDSFRGPNRMPQYLKLQPHGEALTFEDGNVTLVESRKILRHIADKYKAQGNPDLIGMGALERSSIEQWLQTEAQSFDVPSADMIYSLGFLPPTMPLDGKKDGAGNGAGGRDARQQKQQGMMMNPTHVQKLEEMKQLFEKSSKDLGKVLDIYDQRLEEAEYLAGDKFTLADLSHMPNADRLASDPRSARLIQSRRNVSRWWADISGRESWVYVKSLQRPPASEAPF; encoded by the exons ATGCCGGGAGCCGTGAAGGTGTTCGGGTCGCCGACATCGTCGGAGGTGGCCCGCGTGCTGGCGTGCCTCTTCGAGAAGGATGTGGAGTTCCAGCTCATCCGCGTCGACTCCTTCCGCGGCCCCAACCGCATGCCCCAGTACCTCAAGCTCCAGCCGCACGGCGAGGCGCTCACCTTCGAGGACGGCAACGTCACCCTCGTCG AGTCTAGGAAGATCCTGAGGCACATCGCGGACAAGTACAAGGCGCAGGGGAACCCGGACCTGATCGGGATGGGGGCCCTGGAGCGCTCCTCCATCGAGCAGTGGCTGCAGACGGAGGCGCAGAGCTTCGACGTGCCCAGCGCCGACATGATCTACAGCCTCGGGTTCCTGCCTCCCACCATGCCGCTCGACGGCAAGAAGGACGGCGCTGGCAATGGCGCCGGTGGCCGCGACGCCAGGCAGCAGAAGCAGCAGGGCATGATGATGAACCCGACCCACGTGCAGAAACTGGAGGAGATGAAGCAGCTGTTCGAGAAGAGCAGCAAGGATCTGGGCAAGGTGCTGGACATCTACGACCAGCGCCTGGAGGAGGCCGAGTACCTGGCCGGCGACAAGTTCACCCTCGCCGACCTCTCCCACATGCCCAACGCCGACCGCCTCGCCTCCGACCCGCGCTCCGCCCGCCTCATCCAGTCCCGCAGGAACGTCAGCCGCTGGTGGGCCGACATCTCCGGCCGCGAGTCCTGGGTGTACGTCAAGAGCCTGCAGCGCCCGCCGGCATCGGAAGCGCCCTTCTGA